The proteins below are encoded in one region of Ereboglobus luteus:
- a CDS encoding tetratricopeptide repeat protein translates to MNIRIRPLLFAVLIVQLACSLPATNPATQTVSLPGKAAVLDAIAVIEERLPDESASDAMRLLMHYASESDDVVATLSTATTPWMRETGELEDSKQTSHAHKLLLAAYIAGNVKSQLQQTPSKPSDDPRAGWLTVIRVHERLAVKNLGAFLSVQRLAQLERAGLLEEYAEIIKQEIAAAKKAKPMPPVSAKERLTRDYLDPAHELTRQNKFSKAYAIYDAWLEQNPDDAEVHFNYAFALNLEASAAKKNKVANAAKKAARPHIFKALIFGSNSPLLPEILVATNPKGKDSDFAAYSDSKKAHDYITRAEKAFSQRRFDDAIKEYKQALKHDPKSYIATLYIGDCYYAQGNPAEAIPWFEKAIAINPNRETAHRYMADALLKSGKQKEGIAKHIDALIAEPANRLPRSVMQRVAQAVNPLFKPSPVNKLPVGSVSFDPKNKKKPSMSRPKTNQRI, encoded by the coding sequence ATGAATATCCGCATTCGTCCCCTTCTGTTTGCAGTCCTGATTGTGCAACTGGCTTGTTCTCTGCCCGCCACGAATCCCGCGACTCAAACTGTTTCGTTGCCAGGCAAGGCCGCTGTCCTTGATGCCATTGCCGTAATTGAGGAAAGGCTGCCCGACGAGTCGGCGAGCGATGCCATGCGGCTCCTCATGCATTATGCGAGCGAAAGCGATGATGTGGTTGCAACACTTTCGACAGCCACAACGCCTTGGATGAGGGAAACAGGAGAACTCGAAGACTCGAAGCAAACCAGCCACGCGCACAAACTGCTCCTCGCCGCATATATTGCGGGCAATGTGAAATCCCAGCTTCAACAAACGCCGTCAAAACCCTCAGACGATCCGCGCGCGGGCTGGCTCACGGTAATTCGTGTTCACGAAAGGCTCGCGGTGAAAAACCTTGGGGCCTTTTTGTCCGTTCAACGGCTCGCGCAACTTGAGCGAGCCGGGCTGCTCGAAGAATATGCGGAGATTATAAAGCAGGAGATTGCCGCTGCAAAGAAAGCCAAGCCCATGCCGCCCGTTTCCGCAAAAGAACGTCTCACGCGCGATTATCTTGATCCGGCACATGAGCTCACCCGGCAAAACAAATTTTCCAAGGCTTACGCCATTTACGACGCGTGGCTCGAACAAAACCCCGACGATGCGGAGGTGCATTTCAATTATGCCTTTGCACTAAACCTCGAAGCCAGCGCGGCCAAAAAGAACAAGGTCGCAAATGCGGCAAAAAAAGCGGCGCGGCCCCACATTTTCAAAGCACTGATTTTCGGATCGAACTCCCCCTTGCTGCCGGAAATTTTGGTCGCCACCAACCCCAAGGGCAAGGACTCGGATTTCGCCGCTTATTCGGACAGCAAAAAAGCGCACGACTACATAACCCGCGCTGAAAAGGCCTTCTCGCAACGTCGCTTTGACGATGCGATCAAAGAATATAAACAGGCGCTCAAACACGATCCCAAATCCTATATCGCCACGCTCTACATCGGCGATTGTTATTATGCGCAAGGCAACCCTGCCGAGGCCATTCCGTGGTTTGAAAAGGCGATCGCGATCAATCCAAATCGCGAAACCGCACACCGCTACATGGCGGATGCCTTGTTGAAATCCGGCAAGCAAAAGGAAGGCATCGCCAAGCACATCGACGCGCTCATAGCCGAACCCGCGAACAGACTGCCACGCTCCGTGATGCAACGCGTGGCGCAGGCCGTGAATCCGCTCTTCAAGCCGTCACCCGTGAACAAACTGCCGGTGGGGTCGGTGAGCTTTGATCCAAAGAATAAAAAAAAACCATCAATGTCGCGCCCGAAAACCAATCAGCGTATATGA
- the leuS gene encoding leucine--tRNA ligase, which translates to MATNCTDYDFSQIEPHWQKIWDENKTFRTTNDTSKPKFYVLDMFPYPSGSGLHIGHPEGYTATDIITRAKRAQGQNVLHPIGWDAFGLPAEQHAVKTGAHPATNTQANIAAFRRQLKALGFAYDWDRQVDTTDPKYYKWTQWIFLQLFKRGLAYVDERPVWWCPELRTVLANEEVIDGKSEVGQFPVERRNLRQWVLRITAYAERLLADLAQVDWPDSTKRMQEAWIGRSEGAEIVFSLEPGTPAAASSPEGLKVFTTRPDTLYGATYMVIAPEHPLVDALTTPENRDAVAAYRKQAAAKSDLDRTDLAKDKSGIFSGSHAINPVNGARIPIWIADYVLMGYGTGAIMAVPAHDQRDWEFAKKFSLPIIPVVQSPAGVEVDLEKASFEADGTMVNSAEFDGLPVEDAKKKITAKLAAQNRGKPTVNYKLRDWLFSRQRYWGEPFPIVWVSEADYKKAAATRAADLPPQPVTYTDSETKQALYALPLPERALPLTLPEIQNYLPSGTGESPLANATDWLEIWFNTATGEAVPAAQPKPAGDEWARARRETNTMPQWAGSCWYYLRYLDPQNENAIADPALLKYWGVPDLYVGGAEHAVLHLLYARFWHKVLFDIGVVPQNEPFTKLFHQGIILGEDGEKMSKSRGNTVNPDDIIKTHGADSLRLYLMFLGPLEAMKPWNPQGIEGVHRFLQKVWREIISREGGINPKISDDAKDSDELVKLLHETIKKVTDDIEGLRFNTAISAMMIFINALQKAPAASTATVRAFIQLLAPFAPHMTAELWSRLGETGPVLDAPWPKYDPAKLVATEQKIVIQVNGKKRGEIMMPVGATQDTVLAAARENPDAQPHLAGKEIKKVIYVPGRILNLVVG; encoded by the coding sequence ATGGCCACGAACTGCACCGATTACGACTTCTCCCAAATTGAACCGCACTGGCAGAAAATCTGGGACGAAAACAAAACCTTCCGCACCACCAACGACACGTCGAAACCCAAGTTCTACGTGCTCGACATGTTTCCGTATCCGTCCGGCAGCGGCCTCCACATTGGTCACCCCGAGGGCTACACCGCCACCGATATCATCACCCGCGCCAAGCGCGCCCAGGGGCAAAACGTCCTGCATCCGATCGGTTGGGACGCGTTCGGCCTGCCCGCCGAGCAGCACGCGGTGAAAACCGGCGCGCATCCCGCCACCAACACGCAGGCCAACATCGCCGCCTTCCGCCGCCAGCTCAAGGCGCTCGGCTTCGCCTACGACTGGGACCGCCAGGTCGACACCACCGACCCGAAATACTACAAGTGGACGCAGTGGATTTTCCTCCAGCTCTTCAAGCGCGGCCTCGCCTACGTCGACGAGCGCCCCGTGTGGTGGTGCCCCGAACTGCGCACCGTGCTCGCCAACGAGGAAGTCATCGACGGCAAATCCGAGGTCGGCCAATTCCCCGTAGAGCGCCGAAACCTCCGCCAATGGGTGCTCCGCATCACCGCCTACGCCGAGCGCCTCCTCGCCGATCTCGCGCAAGTTGACTGGCCCGACTCCACCAAGCGCATGCAGGAGGCGTGGATCGGTCGCAGCGAGGGCGCGGAAATTGTTTTCTCGCTCGAACCCGGCACGCCCGCCGCCGCCTCGTCACCCGAGGGACTGAAAGTTTTCACCACGCGCCCCGACACGCTCTACGGCGCCACCTACATGGTCATCGCGCCCGAGCACCCGCTCGTCGACGCGCTCACCACGCCCGAAAACCGCGACGCCGTCGCCGCCTACCGCAAGCAGGCCGCCGCGAAATCCGACCTCGACCGCACCGACCTCGCCAAGGACAAGTCCGGCATCTTCTCCGGCTCCCACGCGATTAATCCCGTCAACGGCGCGCGCATCCCGATCTGGATCGCCGACTACGTGCTCATGGGTTACGGCACCGGCGCGATCATGGCCGTGCCCGCGCACGACCAGCGCGACTGGGAGTTCGCCAAGAAATTCTCGCTCCCCATCATCCCCGTCGTGCAATCGCCCGCCGGCGTGGAAGTCGATCTCGAAAAAGCCTCCTTCGAGGCCGACGGCACCATGGTCAACTCCGCCGAGTTCGACGGCCTGCCCGTCGAGGATGCGAAGAAAAAAATCACCGCCAAGCTCGCCGCGCAAAACCGCGGCAAACCCACAGTGAACTACAAGCTGCGCGACTGGCTCTTCTCGCGCCAGCGTTACTGGGGCGAGCCGTTTCCCATCGTGTGGGTCAGCGAGGCCGATTACAAAAAAGCCGCCGCCACCCGCGCCGCCGACCTGCCGCCGCAACCCGTCACCTACACCGACAGCGAAACGAAACAGGCGCTCTATGCGCTCCCGCTCCCCGAGCGCGCGCTCCCGCTCACGCTGCCCGAAATTCAAAACTATCTTCCCAGCGGCACCGGCGAAAGCCCGCTCGCCAACGCGACCGACTGGCTCGAAATCTGGTTCAACACCGCCACCGGCGAGGCCGTTCCCGCCGCGCAGCCGAAACCCGCCGGAGACGAATGGGCGCGCGCCCGTCGCGAGACAAACACCATGCCGCAATGGGCCGGCTCCTGCTGGTATTACCTGCGCTATCTCGACCCGCAAAACGAAAACGCCATCGCCGATCCCGCGCTCCTCAAATACTGGGGCGTGCCCGACCTCTATGTCGGCGGCGCGGAGCACGCCGTGCTCCACCTCCTCTACGCGCGCTTCTGGCACAAAGTGCTTTTTGACATCGGAGTCGTTCCGCAAAACGAGCCCTTCACGAAACTCTTTCACCAGGGAATCATCCTCGGCGAGGACGGCGAAAAAATGTCCAAGAGCCGCGGCAACACCGTCAATCCCGACGACATCATCAAGACGCACGGCGCCGATTCGCTCCGCCTCTATTTGATGTTCCTCGGCCCGCTCGAGGCAATGAAACCCTGGAACCCGCAAGGCATCGAGGGCGTGCACCGCTTCCTGCAAAAAGTCTGGCGCGAAATCATCTCGCGCGAAGGCGGCATCAACCCGAAAATATCCGACGACGCGAAAGACAGTGACGAGCTCGTCAAACTCCTCCACGAAACAATCAAGAAGGTCACCGACGACATCGAGGGCCTGCGTTTCAACACGGCGATTTCGGCGATGATGATCTTCATCAACGCGCTCCAAAAAGCGCCCGCCGCGAGCACCGCGACCGTCCGCGCCTTCATTCAACTCCTCGCGCCCTTTGCCCCGCACATGACGGCGGAACTCTGGTCGCGCCTCGGCGAAACCGGCCCGGTGCTCGACGCCCCGTGGCCGAAATACGATCCCGCGAAACTCGTCGCAACCGAGCAGAAAATTGTGATTCAGGTGAACGGCAAAAAACGCGGCGAAATCATGATGCCCGTCGGCGCGACGCAAGACACCGTCCTCGCCGCCGCCAGGGAAAACCCCGACGCGCAACCGCATCTCGCCGGCAAGGAAATCAAAAAAGTAATCTACGTCCCCGGCCGAATTCTGAATCTCGTGGTCGGGTAA
- a CDS encoding transposase, whose protein sequence is MEAPTRPISAHPAGESPNSPANGAYPPGNWPVDTPGGRFYAEWDDHAPVTREGQLIFFFQFLQTGGRWEEFLRDCPLHYTGNRGSGAPRVMGTVLLSVLCGHWRYAHINAVRGDGVNPGLLGVEGTVSEDAVRLAMRRIDEKAGLEWLSAQILGSIAPALMLPWVLDIDVTVKPLYGHQEGAAIGYNPQNPGRPSHVYHSYFVSGLRISLGVEVRPGNEHAAARGLPGLWRMLEKLPRHQWPLFVRGDCGYGNETVMLEHEERGLPYLFKLRHTAKVKELVKHMMRQGALWQDCGDGWSAMETTLRLGGWTRARRVVLVRETPARAPLKQPGKPRRGKDRQGNLPHATGDGWDAQPTPWCGKISVLCTSLDGRDFPAQAMPRHYRERADAENNFDELKNQWGWNGYASRHLGGSRLMANLVALFYNWWTLYLRFYDEERHREAIRARPMLMAAVGRQTQSGGQRTVKVSLVHEKGALIAQAVSRISNELTRISAITERWSAHQRWTLLLTRLLRRLLGGKWLPDLPPDAQLLLSG, encoded by the coding sequence ATGGAAGCCCCGACACGCCCAATTTCCGCTCACCCTGCGGGTGAGTCGCCAAACAGTCCTGCAAACGGGGCCTACCCGCCGGGCAACTGGCCGGTGGACACGCCCGGCGGACGTTTTTACGCGGAATGGGACGACCATGCGCCAGTTACCCGGGAGGGACAATTGATTTTCTTCTTCCAGTTTTTGCAAACCGGCGGGCGCTGGGAGGAGTTTTTGCGAGATTGCCCGCTGCATTACACGGGCAACCGGGGCAGCGGAGCGCCCAGGGTGATGGGCACGGTGCTGCTCAGTGTGTTGTGCGGCCACTGGCGTTACGCGCACATCAACGCGGTGCGCGGCGACGGGGTGAACCCCGGGCTTTTGGGCGTGGAGGGCACGGTGAGCGAGGACGCGGTGCGCCTGGCGATGCGCCGCATTGACGAAAAAGCCGGCCTCGAGTGGCTCTCGGCGCAAATCCTCGGAAGCATCGCGCCGGCGTTGATGCTGCCATGGGTTCTGGACATCGACGTGACGGTCAAGCCGCTCTACGGGCATCAGGAGGGGGCGGCGATAGGCTACAATCCGCAAAACCCCGGACGGCCCAGCCACGTTTACCACAGCTATTTTGTGTCGGGGCTGCGCATCAGCCTGGGAGTGGAAGTGCGACCCGGCAACGAGCACGCCGCGGCCAGGGGCCTGCCCGGACTCTGGCGGATGCTCGAAAAGCTCCCCCGCCACCAATGGCCCCTGTTCGTGCGCGGGGACTGCGGCTATGGAAACGAAACGGTGATGCTCGAGCACGAGGAGCGCGGCCTGCCGTATCTGTTCAAGCTGCGCCACACCGCCAAGGTCAAGGAACTGGTCAAGCACATGATGCGCCAGGGAGCGCTCTGGCAGGATTGCGGCGATGGCTGGAGCGCGATGGAAACGACCCTGCGACTGGGCGGCTGGACCCGCGCGCGCCGCGTGGTTCTGGTGAGGGAAACCCCCGCGCGCGCGCCGCTCAAGCAACCCGGCAAACCCAGGCGCGGCAAGGACCGCCAGGGCAACCTGCCGCACGCCACAGGCGATGGCTGGGACGCGCAACCCACGCCCTGGTGCGGCAAAATCTCGGTGCTTTGCACCAGCCTTGACGGGCGGGACTTCCCCGCGCAAGCCATGCCCCGGCACTACCGCGAGCGCGCCGACGCGGAGAACAACTTTGACGAGCTCAAAAACCAATGGGGGTGGAACGGCTATGCGAGCAGACACTTGGGCGGGAGCCGCCTGATGGCCAACCTCGTGGCGCTGTTTTACAACTGGTGGACGCTGTATTTGCGCTTCTACGACGAGGAGCGCCACCGCGAGGCAATCCGCGCGCGCCCGATGCTCATGGCCGCGGTGGGACGGCAAACCCAAAGCGGCGGCCAGCGCACCGTCAAAGTAAGCCTCGTGCATGAGAAAGGCGCGTTGATCGCGCAAGCCGTCAGCCGTATCAGCAACGAGTTAACGCGCATCAGCGCCATCACGGAGCGATGGAGCGCGCATCAACGCTGGACGCTGCTGCTGACGCGGTTATTGCGGCGATTGCTTGGCGGCAAGTGGCTGCCAGACCTGCCGCCGGACGCGCAATTGCTGCTCAGCGGGTAG
- a CDS encoding crossover junction endodeoxyribonuclease RuvC: MTVRQMWAAKLSGKLSPTDEVTRGDFALTRAPYAGCILGIDPSLRGTGLALIEFASKCAPVLLRCRTVTVKSKLPMPVALAEIHRAVTSFITESTVPVRHVALEQTIYVQNFQTAQILGAARGAAIAAAALHELPIFEYPPLRVKQAVVGAGRASKEQMARTVMGMLGHGRQLAYDEADAAGVALCHAFTWRGAD, from the coding sequence ATGACAGTCAGACAAATGTGGGCGGCAAAGCTGTCGGGGAAACTTTCCCCGACGGACGAGGTCACGCGCGGTGATTTTGCGCTTACTCGCGCGCCCTATGCCGGATGCATCCTCGGCATCGACCCAAGTTTGCGCGGCACCGGCCTCGCGTTGATCGAGTTTGCGTCCAAATGCGCGCCCGTGCTCCTGCGCTGCCGGACGGTCACGGTGAAGTCAAAACTGCCAATGCCCGTCGCGCTCGCCGAAATTCACCGCGCGGTAACCTCATTCATAACCGAATCGACCGTGCCGGTGCGCCATGTCGCGCTCGAGCAGACAATCTACGTGCAGAATTTCCAGACCGCGCAAATCCTCGGCGCGGCGCGCGGCGCGGCAATCGCCGCGGCGGCATTGCACGAGCTGCCGATTTTTGAATATCCGCCGTTGCGCGTGAAGCAGGCCGTTGTCGGCGCGGGCCGCGCGAGCAAGGAGCAAATGGCGCGCACCGTCATGGGCATGCTCGGCCACGGGCGTCAGCTCGCCTACGACGAAGCCGATGCCGCGGGCGTGGCGTTGTGCCATGCGTTCACTTGGCGCGGCGCGGACTAG
- a CDS encoding S9 family peptidase: protein MKKPFFAVVLALVLLPVFAGLPLAARVPANLVADGIPAIPSELRGDISRYLEFRSAVFKGWHPVRRELLVTTRFAESAQLHLVRNPLGQRKQLTFLSEPVAGASYHPKTGDYILFSQDRGGGEFYQLYRYDSDGRVTLLTDGKSRNSGGIWSHRGDRIAYTSTRRNGADNDIYIMNPADPARTDRMLVQMKGGGWRAGGWSFDDKRLLVREYVSINESRYYVVDVASGKMELVTPAGEGVARASWAGAQFARDGKSIIVVTDTGSEFLTLVRYDLATRAITPLTRGLRWDVEGFDQSPDGKRLAYSVNEAGVSTLHFIDLETGRELPAPRIPAGVIGSMEWHANGVDFAFTLTSARSPADTYSINLATGALERWTESETGGLDAGAFVEPQLISFKSFDGLEISAFLYLPDSKKFPGPRPVLINIHGGPESQFRPRFLAQNNYYLNELGIAIVYPNVRGSSGYGKTFVSLDNGYKRADSVKDIGALLDALKADSRLDAGRMAVTGGSYGGFMSLSTMIHYGDRMRCGIDVVGISNFLTFLKNTQDYRRDLRRAEYGDERDPRMHAFLEQVSPTTSISKIKKPMLIVQGKNDPRVPASEAEQVLAALRAQGNQVWYLMANDEGHGFKKKANIDYQFLTTILFLRENLLGQ, encoded by the coding sequence ATGAAAAAACCTTTCTTTGCCGTTGTCCTTGCCCTTGTTCTTTTGCCGGTGTTTGCGGGGTTGCCGCTGGCCGCGCGAGTGCCCGCGAATCTTGTTGCCGATGGCATTCCGGCGATCCCGTCCGAGTTGAGGGGGGATATTTCGCGGTATCTGGAGTTTCGCTCGGCTGTGTTCAAAGGCTGGCATCCGGTGCGGCGTGAGTTGCTCGTCACCACGCGCTTTGCCGAGTCCGCGCAACTGCACCTCGTGCGCAACCCGCTCGGCCAGCGCAAGCAGCTCACCTTTCTTTCCGAACCGGTGGCCGGCGCTTCGTATCATCCAAAAACGGGCGACTACATCCTTTTCAGTCAGGACAGGGGCGGCGGTGAATTTTATCAGCTTTATCGTTACGATTCCGACGGACGCGTCACGCTTTTGACCGACGGCAAATCGCGCAACAGCGGTGGCATCTGGTCGCACCGTGGCGACCGCATCGCCTACACCTCCACGCGCCGCAATGGCGCCGACAATGACATTTACATCATGAATCCCGCCGATCCCGCGCGCACGGATCGCATGCTTGTGCAAATGAAGGGCGGGGGATGGCGCGCGGGCGGATGGTCGTTTGACGACAAACGGCTGCTCGTGCGCGAATATGTTTCGATCAACGAAAGCCGCTACTACGTGGTCGATGTTGCCAGCGGGAAAATGGAGCTTGTCACGCCCGCCGGTGAAGGCGTCGCGAGGGCTTCCTGGGCGGGCGCGCAATTCGCGCGCGATGGAAAGTCGATCATCGTCGTCACTGACACCGGCTCGGAGTTCCTGACGCTTGTGCGCTACGATCTCGCCACGCGCGCGATCACGCCGCTCACCCGGGGGCTGCGCTGGGATGTCGAGGGATTTGATCAATCGCCCGACGGCAAAAGGCTCGCCTACTCGGTCAACGAGGCCGGTGTCAGCACGCTGCATTTTATCGATTTGGAAACAGGCCGCGAGCTGCCCGCGCCGCGAATTCCCGCGGGAGTCATCGGCTCGATGGAGTGGCATGCGAATGGCGTCGATTTTGCGTTCACGCTCACCTCCGCGCGCAGTCCCGCCGACACCTATTCGATCAACCTCGCGACCGGCGCGCTTGAGCGCTGGACGGAAAGCGAGACGGGCGGCTTGGACGCGGGCGCGTTTGTCGAGCCGCAGCTGATTTCGTTCAAGAGTTTTGACGGACTTGAAATCTCGGCGTTTCTCTACCTGCCCGACTCGAAAAAGTTTCCCGGTCCGCGTCCCGTGCTCATCAACATCCACGGCGGCCCCGAGTCGCAGTTTCGTCCGCGCTTCCTGGCGCAGAACAATTATTATCTCAACGAGCTCGGCATCGCCATTGTGTATCCAAACGTCCGCGGATCGAGCGGCTACGGGAAAACCTTTGTCTCGCTTGACAACGGTTACAAGCGCGCGGACTCGGTGAAGGACATCGGCGCGCTGCTCGACGCGCTCAAGGCCGACTCGCGCCTCGACGCCGGGCGCATGGCCGTGACCGGCGGCAGTTACGGCGGGTTCATGTCGCTCTCGACGATGATTCACTACGGCGACCGCATGCGCTGCGGCATCGATGTCGTGGGCATTTCGAATTTCCTCACATTCCTGAAAAACACACAGGACTACCGTCGCGATCTGCGCCGCGCCGAATACGGCGACGAGCGCGACCCAAGGATGCATGCGTTTCTTGAGCAAGTTTCGCCCACCACGAGCATCTCGAAAATCAAAAAGCCCATGCTCATCGTGCAGGGCAAAAACGATCCGCGCGTGCCCGCCTCCGAGGCGGAGCAAGTTCTTGCCGCGCTCCGCGCCCAGGGCAACCAAGTCTGGTATCTCATGGCCAACGACGAGGGCCACGGTTTCAAGAAAAAGGCCAACATCGACTACCAGTTCCTGACAACGATTCTGTTTTTGAGGGAAAATCTGCTGGGGCAATAA
- a CDS encoding pseudouridine synthase: MSDATETIRIQKYIADAGVCSRRAAETLIREGEVWVNGACATIGQRITPGVDKVTVSGSTIRVAAAPRITLAVHKPRGLICSNYDPHDADTIFTVLPRDFSKHRFFCAGRLDKDSEGLVILTTDGDLAHRLMHPSNVVVKHYLVLLKKPFPSAKKNLLTKGIVYEGERLKVERVRFLAPNSAGDSAQLDVQMHHGKKREIRLLFSTLGFDVKRLKRYQIGAFSLKGIPVRAVKPLTPREIEKLFKIPSPVVEKSKKTPLKNRSSRSKKQ; the protein is encoded by the coding sequence ATGAGCGACGCCACCGAGACCATACGCATCCAGAAATACATCGCCGATGCCGGCGTGTGTTCGCGGCGCGCCGCAGAAACGCTCATTCGCGAAGGCGAAGTGTGGGTCAACGGCGCCTGCGCCACCATCGGCCAGCGCATCACGCCCGGCGTGGACAAGGTCACCGTCTCCGGCTCGACCATCCGCGTTGCCGCCGCGCCGCGCATCACGCTCGCCGTGCACAAACCGCGCGGCCTCATCTGCTCCAACTACGACCCGCACGACGCCGACACGATTTTCACCGTGCTTCCGCGCGATTTTTCCAAGCACCGCTTTTTCTGCGCGGGCCGTCTCGACAAGGACAGCGAGGGGCTCGTCATCCTCACCACCGACGGCGACCTCGCGCACCGGCTCATGCATCCGAGCAACGTGGTCGTGAAGCACTACCTCGTGTTGCTCAAAAAACCTTTTCCCTCCGCGAAAAAAAATCTGCTCACCAAGGGCATCGTTTACGAGGGCGAGCGGCTCAAGGTCGAGCGCGTCCGGTTTCTCGCGCCCAACTCCGCCGGCGATTCCGCGCAGCTCGACGTGCAGATGCACCACGGCAAAAAGCGCGAAATCCGCCTCCTCTTTTCCACGCTCGGCTTCGACGTGAAACGACTCAAGCGCTATCAAATCGGCGCGTTTTCGCTGAAGGGGATTCCCGTGCGCGCGGTGAAGCCGCTCACGCCGCGCGAAATCGAAAAACTTTTCAAGATTCCCTCGCCCGTCGTGGAAAAAAGCAAAAAAACACCCCTCAAAAACCGGTCTTCAAGGAGTAAAAAACAATGA
- a CDS encoding SH3 domain-containing protein has product MKHITRLVFIPAFCAAFAAALNAAPLAGDTPVHASPDYAAPVLLTLKAGEEPSPATAASAVALPEGWQAISITAALDVWVRDSELNKELDVKPGVTLRAEPNLEAASLGTMVAGDVTELRGIQGKWVQMHIIKKSTGYINTVAPTPPASAPAAPAPAQETPPPAASPAPATADAQVVQQAGTVPYAPHQTAAPQDQRPLSVSTQGGSQLPQQQTRSAAATPTATASAAATTPMGGGRTYEAKPADAASAAVPRTFEGTFASTRRAFMPRRPYEFQLTAADGTRLAYLDLSKIVVTEQFETYIGRTVVVNGSIAGVPNTQDIVIKAETLQAK; this is encoded by the coding sequence ATGAAACACATCACGCGCCTCGTCTTCATCCCCGCATTTTGCGCCGCGTTTGCCGCCGCGCTCAATGCCGCGCCGCTTGCCGGCGACACGCCCGTCCACGCCAGCCCCGATTATGCCGCGCCGGTTTTGCTCACCCTGAAGGCAGGCGAAGAGCCCTCGCCCGCCACCGCGGCCTCCGCGGTCGCCCTGCCCGAAGGCTGGCAAGCGATCTCCATCACCGCCGCGCTCGATGTGTGGGTGCGCGACAGCGAGCTGAACAAGGAACTCGACGTGAAACCCGGCGTCACATTGCGCGCCGAGCCCAACCTCGAAGCCGCTTCCCTCGGCACGATGGTTGCGGGCGACGTCACGGAACTGCGCGGCATTCAGGGCAAATGGGTGCAAATGCACATCATCAAAAAATCGACCGGCTACATCAACACCGTCGCGCCCACACCTCCCGCATCCGCACCGGCGGCACCCGCGCCCGCGCAGGAAACACCGCCGCCAGCCGCTTCGCCCGCGCCCGCAACCGCGGATGCGCAGGTCGTGCAACAAGCCGGGACCGTTCCTTACGCGCCGCACCAGACCGCCGCGCCCCAAGATCAGCGTCCGCTTTCCGTTTCCACCCAGGGCGGTTCGCAATTGCCTCAACAACAAACTCGTTCCGCCGCGGCAACCCCGACGGCAACCGCATCCGCGGCCGCGACCACGCCGATGGGCGGCGGGCGCACCTACGAGGCCAAGCCGGCCGACGCCGCCAGCGCCGCGGTGCCGCGCACGTTTGAGGGCACCTTTGCATCGACACGCCGCGCCTTCATGCCGCGCCGCCCGTATGAGTTTCAACTCACCGCCGCGGACGGCACGCGCCTTGCCTACCTCGACCTGAGCAAGATCGTCGTGACCGAGCAATTTGAGACCTACATCGGACGCACCGTGGTTGTGAACGGCTCCATCGCGGGCGTTCCCAACACCCAGGACATCGTGATCAAGGCCGAGACGCTGCAGGCAAAGTGA
- the folD gene encoding bifunctional methylenetetrahydrofolate dehydrogenase/methenyltetrahydrofolate cyclohydrolase FolD, translating to MKLIDGNQIAQTIIAELKAEVSAIDGRKPCIALVRVGDDPASISYVRKKEKTSAEIGISSRVILPPVTISQDELFALIDQLNADPEVDGILVQSPLPKHIDEVAVFRRVSPEKDVDGFNTINLGKVAQEDPTGFVACTPAGIMEMLARSGVDLKGRHVVVLGRSLIVGKPVALLALQKKAGANGTVTICHSQTANLPEITRQADVLIAAIGRAEFVTAGMVKPGAVVIDVGINRVPDATKKTGYRLTGDVAFASVAPLCSQITPVPGGVGPMTVAMLMSNTVKAWRQSRGK from the coding sequence ATGAAACTGATCGACGGAAACCAAATCGCACAAACCATCATCGCCGAACTTAAGGCCGAGGTGTCCGCCATTGACGGACGCAAACCCTGCATTGCGCTCGTGCGCGTGGGCGATGATCCCGCGTCGATTTCCTATGTGCGCAAAAAGGAAAAAACATCCGCCGAAATAGGAATCTCCAGCCGCGTGATTTTGCCGCCGGTCACCATTTCGCAGGACGAGCTTTTCGCGCTGATCGACCAGCTCAACGCCGATCCGGAGGTTGATGGCATCCTTGTGCAATCGCCGCTTCCCAAGCACATCGACGAGGTCGCGGTGTTCAGGCGCGTGTCGCCCGAAAAGGATGTCGATGGTTTTAACACCATCAACCTCGGCAAGGTCGCGCAGGAGGATCCTACCGGCTTTGTGGCCTGCACGCCCGCCGGCATTATGGAAATGCTCGCGCGCTCCGGCGTGGACCTGAAAGGCAGGCATGTCGTTGTGCTCGGCCGCTCGCTTATTGTCGGCAAACCCGTCGCGCTTCTCGCCCTCCAGAAAAAAGCGGGGGCCAACGGCACCGTCACCATTTGCCATTCGCAGACGGCGAATCTCCCCGAAATCACGCGCCAGGCCGACGTGCTCATCGCGGCGATTGGCCGCGCGGAGTTTGTCACCGCCGGCATGGTCAAGCCCGGCGCCGTGGTGATCGACGTGGGCATCAACCGCGTTCCCGACGCCACGAAGAAAACCGGCTACCGGCTTACCGGCGACGTTGCCTTCGCAAGCGTCGCGCCGCTGTGCAGCCAGATCACGCCCGTGCCCGGCGGCGTCGGCCCGATGACCGTTGCGATGCTCATGAGCAACACCGTGAAAGCGTGGCGGCAGTCGCGGGGGAAGTGA